The window GAAACAGTACACTGTGAAGATACAAAGTTCAGAAATCCGGTCGGGATTGGTGAAGCAAATCATCAAGCCGGCAATAATTAACGTGGCGATGATGGCAAAGACTGGAGTCCGCGTTTTCGGATTCAGGTAGGACAGCCACTTTGAACCCGGTAATTGCTTTTCTTCGGCCATCGCGTACATAATCCGGGGGAACGTCATGATTTTTCCGTTCATACATCCAATGATGGAGATGATGATTCCGATACTAAGCGCTTTTCCACCCCAAACCCCAAAATCTTGGTTGGCAATGTAAGGAATGGCGGTCGTACCCAGTTCGTGAATCTTAGCGGGACCAATGCTCTTGAGGACCCCGTAGGAAACCAGCAGGTAAATGACCATGACCAGCATGATTCCTAAAGAAATGGCGCGTGGCAGCATCTTCTTTGGATTTTTAATTTCTCCCCCCAGGTTGGCCACTAAAATCCAACCGTCAAAGGCAAACAGAGTGGCCAACATGGCAACTCCAAAACCACCGGCCGTGGTGTGTAAGTCACCCACGCTTTGCGAAAAGGCATCGGCGTGACCAAAGAAGAGTCCAAAAATAATTAAAGCTGCCACTGGGACCAACTTACAGATCGTGGTGATGATGGCAAAAGCACCACCGTACCGGTTGGGGAAGATGTTTAAAATTCCCACCAGGATGATTGAACCTAGTGCAATTGGCAGGGTCCAGAATGATGGCAAGTGGAAGAAGTCCAGGACCAGGATGGCGAGGTACGAACCAAGCGCTGCAATCATGGCTGGTCCGTAGACGATAATCTGCATCCACCCGGACAAAAAGCCCCAGAATTTATTGTAGATGGCTTCCATGTATGCATAGAGACCCCCGGTACTAGGAATCTGGGAGGCAATTTCTGCAATTGTCAGTCCGGCAGCCAAGG of the Fructilactobacillus cliffordii genome contains:
- a CDS encoding APC family permease produces the protein MKKQTSQADVSLNRSLGLWSALALVVGTIIGVGIFVRQAAIINDAGSAKAALFAWLAGGLLTLAAGLTIAEIASQIPSTGGLYAYMEAIYNKFWGFLSGWMQIIVYGPAMIAALGSYLAILVLDFFHLPSFWTLPIALGSIILVGILNIFPNRYGGAFAIITTICKLVPVAALIIFGLFFGHADAFSQSVGDLHTTAGGFGVAMLATLFAFDGWILVANLGGEIKNPKKMLPRAISLGIMLVMVIYLLVSYGVLKSIGPAKIHELGTTAIPYIANQDFGVWGGKALSIGIIISIIGCMNGKIMTFPRIMYAMAEEKQLPGSKWLSYLNPKTRTPVFAIIATLIIAGLMICFTNPDRISELCIFTVYCFYVMAFVGVFLLRKRNPNQVRVFSVPLFPFTPIVAILGSLFVIISEITSDPIGVLVSLSIVAIGIPVYYFKVMRPRQATK